The following coding sequences are from one Lipingzhangella halophila window:
- a CDS encoding MFS transporter produces the protein MTTTPADSERAPGATALMLLLFVSTLTVMAGAILTPVVAVIREALSLNGTQAGLVITAHSLVIAVASPLVGWCVDRWGYRVPLSVGLLVYGAAGGAGLVTESYPALIATRVLFGFGATAVFTGSTVAMLTLYRGRLRDRAMGWRSAAISAGGVVWPLVGGALGTLSWQAPFATYLVGVPLGVALLVLLPNPPASEEVPGRASPLRLLRQPSAIGFSLLMVTTSALLYALVVFIPQRLGEVGVTSPLVVSLFPVTWSAGIALVGLGYARLKQRLSYAALLRVWAATSAAAFLVLGVTSEVVVMWLAVGLFGVSLGIAIPALTVLIGQSAPPELRGQAVALLTTATFGGQVLAPLLLGPVMDATAITTGYLGLAALSAVILAVVWGSRITDPTGTAESTTSPTGG, from the coding sequence ATGACGACCACCCCCGCGGACTCCGAACGCGCACCGGGGGCGACCGCGCTGATGCTGCTGCTGTTCGTGTCCACCCTCACGGTCATGGCCGGCGCGATCCTCACTCCGGTCGTGGCGGTGATCCGCGAAGCACTCAGCCTCAACGGCACCCAGGCCGGTCTGGTCATCACCGCGCACTCCCTGGTCATCGCGGTAGCCTCCCCGCTGGTGGGCTGGTGCGTGGACCGGTGGGGGTACCGGGTACCGCTGTCGGTCGGGCTGCTGGTGTACGGCGCAGCGGGCGGCGCCGGGCTGGTCACCGAGTCCTACCCCGCGCTGATCGCCACCCGCGTCCTGTTCGGCTTCGGCGCGACGGCCGTGTTCACCGGGAGCACCGTGGCGATGCTGACGCTGTACCGGGGGCGGTTGCGCGACCGCGCGATGGGGTGGCGCTCCGCCGCGATCAGCGCGGGCGGTGTCGTCTGGCCGCTGGTGGGCGGGGCGTTGGGAACGCTCTCGTGGCAGGCGCCGTTCGCCACCTACCTGGTCGGTGTCCCGCTCGGTGTGGCACTCCTGGTGCTGCTGCCCAACCCTCCGGCCAGCGAGGAGGTTCCCGGCCGCGCCTCGCCGTTGCGGTTGCTCCGGCAACCGTCGGCCATCGGTTTCTCGCTCCTGATGGTGACCACCTCGGCGCTGCTGTACGCGCTGGTGGTGTTCATCCCGCAGCGCCTGGGCGAGGTCGGGGTCACCTCGCCGCTTGTGGTGTCGCTGTTCCCGGTGACCTGGTCGGCCGGGATCGCGCTGGTCGGGCTGGGCTACGCGCGTCTCAAGCAGCGGTTGAGCTACGCGGCGCTGCTCCGGGTCTGGGCCGCCACGTCGGCGGCGGCGTTCCTGGTCCTCGGGGTGACCAGCGAGGTGGTGGTCATGTGGCTCGCGGTGGGGCTGTTCGGCGTCAGCCTGGGGATCGCCATCCCCGCGCTCACCGTGCTGATCGGCCAGAGCGCGCCGCCCGAGCTGCGCGGACAGGCGGTCGCGTTGCTGACCACGGCGACGTTCGGGGGCCAGGTCCTGGCTCCGCTGCTGCTCGGGCCGGTCATGGACGCCACGGCGATCACCACCGGATACCTTGGGCTGGCCGCGCTGTCCGCGGTGATCCTGGCCGTTGTGTGGGGTTCCCGGATCACCGACCCCACGGGTACGGCCGAGTCCACCACCTCCCCCACAGGCGGGTGA
- a CDS encoding alkene reductase has product MPGYFDPLRLGSLELPNRLLMAPMTRSRAHGGLVNELTAEYYAQRASAGLIITEAIQPSVIGQGYIQTPGLHSAEQVAAWRTVTDAVHAQGGRIFAQLMHSGRVGHPVLYPDGALPVAPSPIASGGKLFTNDGLLEHPVPREMTTGDIAGTIDDFAHAARNAIEAGFDGVELHGANGYLIHQFLADGANQRSDSYGGPIANRIRFAVEVVRATVDAVGADRTGLRVSPGNPADGATESDTAELYSALVAALPPLAYLHLMEFGVRDVTERLRKEWPGTLLLNPHPDPAAAVRTSESGADALSEGLADAITVGEEWLANPDLDVRIRAGGPFNEGDRTTYYGGDHRGYTDYPTLDR; this is encoded by the coding sequence ATGCCGGGCTACTTCGACCCACTGCGCCTCGGCTCCCTGGAGCTACCCAACCGCCTGCTCATGGCCCCCATGACCCGATCCCGCGCCCACGGCGGGCTGGTGAACGAGCTCACCGCCGAGTACTACGCGCAGCGCGCCTCGGCCGGGCTCATCATCACCGAAGCGATCCAGCCCAGCGTCATCGGGCAGGGCTACATCCAAACCCCCGGACTGCACTCGGCCGAGCAGGTCGCCGCCTGGCGCACGGTCACCGACGCGGTGCACGCCCAAGGCGGGCGGATCTTCGCGCAGCTCATGCACTCGGGACGGGTGGGCCACCCGGTGCTCTACCCGGACGGTGCGCTGCCGGTGGCCCCCTCCCCCATCGCCTCCGGGGGCAAGCTGTTCACCAACGACGGCCTGCTGGAGCACCCGGTGCCCCGGGAGATGACCACCGGCGACATCGCGGGAACGATCGACGACTTCGCGCACGCGGCACGCAACGCCATCGAGGCGGGCTTCGACGGGGTCGAGCTGCACGGCGCCAACGGGTACCTGATCCACCAGTTCCTGGCCGACGGCGCCAACCAGCGCAGCGACTCCTACGGCGGCCCCATCGCCAACCGGATCCGGTTCGCCGTGGAGGTGGTCCGGGCGACGGTGGACGCGGTCGGCGCGGACCGGACGGGGCTGCGGGTCTCGCCGGGCAATCCCGCCGACGGTGCCACCGAGAGCGACACCGCGGAACTGTACTCGGCCCTGGTGGCCGCGCTGCCACCGCTGGCGTACCTGCACCTGATGGAGTTCGGCGTCCGCGACGTCACCGAACGGCTCCGCAAGGAGTGGCCGGGCACGCTCCTACTCAACCCGCACCCGGACCCGGCGGCGGCGGTCCGCACATCGGAGTCCGGCGCCGATGCCCTGAGCGAAGGGCTGGCTGACGCGATCACCGTGGGCGAGGAGTGGCTGGCCAATCCCGACCTGGACGTCCGGATCCGGGCCGGGGGACCGTTCAACGAAGGCGACCGGACCACGTACTACGGGGGCGACCACCGCGGGTACACCGACTACCCGACCCTGGACCGCTGA
- a CDS encoding exonuclease SbcCD subunit D, which produces MRLLHTSDWHLGRSFHRENLLGAQAAFVDHLIETIRSERVDVVLVAGDLYDRALPPSDAVRLFGEALRRIRDTGARAVLISGNHDSMARLGYATELIDASGVHLRSSLSEVGDPVLIEDDHGPVAFYGIPYLEPEIVRHPWKLTERSHRAALDHAMGLVRADLAERPAGTRSVVLSHAFVSGGEASDSERDISVGGAAHVPAATFDGVDYAALGHLHGQQRMGTTARYSGSPLAYSFSEEHQVKGYWIVDLDASGGVTAEFAEAPVPRSIARISGRIDDLLSAPEWERYTGHWLQVTLTDPRRPAFPMDRLRERFPHTLHLDFAPEGGREDDDGDWMRRVAGRDDPDLVLDFVDWARGAPTTDAEQDLVRSAFEDLRTREAAR; this is translated from the coding sequence ATGCGCCTCTTGCACACCTCCGACTGGCATCTGGGCCGGTCCTTCCATCGCGAGAACCTGCTCGGTGCCCAAGCGGCGTTCGTGGACCACCTCATCGAGACGATCCGCTCCGAGCGGGTCGACGTCGTGCTGGTGGCGGGCGACCTCTACGACCGCGCCCTGCCGCCGTCCGACGCCGTGCGTCTGTTCGGCGAGGCGCTGCGCCGCATCCGCGACACCGGGGCGCGCGCCGTCCTCATCAGCGGCAACCACGACTCCATGGCGCGGCTCGGCTACGCGACCGAGCTCATCGACGCCTCCGGGGTGCACCTGCGCAGCTCGCTCTCCGAGGTCGGTGATCCGGTACTGATCGAGGACGACCACGGTCCGGTCGCGTTCTACGGCATCCCCTACCTGGAGCCCGAGATCGTGCGGCACCCGTGGAAGCTCACCGAGCGCAGCCACCGCGCCGCCCTCGACCACGCCATGGGGCTGGTCCGCGCCGACCTCGCCGAGCGCCCGGCCGGCACGCGCTCGGTTGTGCTGTCCCACGCGTTCGTCAGCGGCGGCGAGGCCTCCGACAGCGAACGCGACATCTCGGTCGGTGGCGCCGCGCACGTGCCCGCCGCCACCTTCGACGGGGTCGACTACGCCGCCCTCGGGCACCTGCACGGCCAGCAGCGCATGGGCACGACCGCACGCTACTCCGGCTCCCCACTCGCCTACTCGTTCTCCGAGGAGCACCAGGTCAAGGGCTACTGGATCGTCGACCTTGACGCCTCCGGCGGCGTGACCGCCGAGTTCGCCGAAGCCCCGGTGCCGCGGTCGATCGCGCGTATCAGCGGCCGCATCGACGACCTGCTCAGCGCGCCGGAATGGGAGCGCTACACCGGGCACTGGCTGCAGGTCACACTGACCGACCCGCGGCGTCCCGCGTTCCCCATGGACCGGCTGCGCGAGCGGTTCCCGCACACGCTGCACCTCGACTTCGCCCCCGAGGGCGGCCGGGAAGACGACGACGGGGACTGGATGCGGCGGGTCGCCGGCCGGGACGATCCCGACCTCGTGCTCGACTTCGTCGACTGGGCGCGCGGCGCACCCACCACGGACGCGGAGCAGGACCTCGTCCGCAGCGCCTTCGAGGACCTCCGGACGCGCGAGGCCGCGCGCTGA
- a CDS encoding DUF397 domain-containing protein gives MSEQKAASPPPSVAWHVSNHSANGSGQCVEAGPYRDNPTRFAIRDSQHRTQATLTVPGAEWTAFLDGVRSGEF, from the coding sequence ATGAGCGAGCAAAAGGCGGCTTCGCCCCCCCCCAGCGTCGCCTGGCACGTGAGCAACCACAGCGCCAATGGCAGCGGACAGTGTGTTGAGGCCGGCCCATACAGGGATAACCCGACCCGCTTCGCCATTCGCGACTCCCAGCACCGCACTCAGGCGACTCTTACGGTTCCCGGCGCCGAGTGGACCGCGTTCCTCGACGGCGTCCGTTCAGGCGAGTTCTAG
- a CDS encoding luciferase domain-containing protein, which yields MSTQPLRPRNGPAPDVIGPAPHSQVTQTAPIMEQEELWQRMRALPYAFMAPTLVSVSHARALFLPEGVGSGPERAFQRGREFAHLHPHHDGSLHLTLPDPVTAEVEAAGWGLRHPEQDTVLVYGPRDAAELETVWHLVRLCHAYAMGGQAR from the coding sequence GTGTCCACCCAGCCATTGCGGCCCCGCAACGGGCCCGCACCCGATGTCATCGGCCCCGCGCCGCACTCCCAAGTCACCCAAACCGCCCCGATCATGGAGCAGGAGGAGCTGTGGCAGCGGATGCGCGCGCTCCCCTATGCCTTCATGGCTCCCACTCTGGTGTCGGTATCGCACGCCAGGGCGCTGTTCCTGCCCGAAGGCGTCGGCTCCGGACCGGAGCGGGCGTTCCAACGGGGGCGGGAGTTCGCGCACCTCCACCCGCACCATGACGGCAGCCTGCACCTGACCCTGCCCGACCCGGTCACGGCCGAGGTCGAGGCCGCCGGGTGGGGGCTCCGCCATCCGGAGCAGGACACCGTCCTGGTCTACGGCCCGCGTGACGCCGCGGAGCTCGAAACCGTATGGCACCTGGTGCGCCTGTGCCACGCCTACGCGATGGGCGGGCAGGCGCGATGA
- a CDS encoding BTAD domain-containing putative transcriptional regulator codes for MRFGVLGPLAVWTDEGHAVSIPGAKVRGLLAHLLVGSGDPVSADRLLEELWHGDPPPDGASAVQTAVSRLRRALDRAEPGARKLVESGPSGYRLRAGRDAVDATRFDTLLAAARSAGAPQEAAALLTEALDLWRGPALADYADTAFAAPAIARWADQRAFALEARAEARLALGEHAALIGELDELVRRYPLRERLRAAHMRALYGAGRQAEALESFQQARTVLAGEIGVDPGPELVRLHQAMLEQSPELAAPAAASETVEREPAAPPGNLPAALTDLVGRDTAGGDVRALLSEDRLVTLTGPGGVGKTSLAVAAAGPGDPQGFPDGTWMVELAGLDHALEGVDDAAESVAFSLGVRDDTADERTQSRRTSTDRLARGLRDWRALLVVDNCEHVAGPIGELLTTLLRAAPGLRVLATSREPLGVPGERLYPVAPLDPPTRDALAEVRRSAAVQLFTRRAAASVPDFAVDASNAAAVAEICRRLDGLPLALELAAARLRALSVHELAERLDDRFRLLTAGGTGMPARQRTLRAVIDWSWELLPAAEQAVLRRLSAHANGFTLAAAEAVCAGEGTEPAEVLDILARLVDRSLVVADTAPRGTRYRMLESVTAFARERRTEAGETAAVRERHAHYYADLAEESDRRLRGPKQAEALERLDTEGANLRAALDWAAEQGDADVALRLTGALSWYWYLRGRNSQGHGHLAAALALPGPYRVAPRARAQVWHAVLGLIVDPADHSLMDSASEALALYGRLDEPAGLAEAQVALALLASTAKGTGHGRLPTAESMAESARDAFQRLGDDWGLASALLARGWAGMRRGDLAVANADGHRSHALFREVGDRWGQVRSSALLGVLAEIFGRYEDARLLHGNGLACADDIGLAPTAAEQLVRLGRLALLSRDFAAADRYHEEVLRRAGESSSSVLTYARGGLGMSARRQGNLDRAEEYLGENLAAHTAEDYQAGRASTLAELGFAAEMRGDAAAARALHLDGLAASRATGDPRAVAQALEGIAGADVLDGAPDRAARLLGAASAARSAAGAPQPAAERFDVDRVAAGAVQALGGDRFAAEFHKGERTKLRDAAKEAGGTPDQRDAPGPDPLPASPGGAAL; via the coding sequence ATGCGATTCGGGGTGCTCGGTCCACTCGCGGTGTGGACAGACGAGGGCCATGCGGTGTCCATCCCGGGGGCGAAGGTCCGCGGCCTGCTCGCGCACCTGCTGGTCGGCTCCGGGGACCCGGTCTCCGCCGACCGGCTGCTGGAGGAGCTGTGGCACGGCGACCCGCCACCGGACGGGGCCAGTGCTGTGCAGACCGCGGTCTCGCGGCTGCGCCGGGCGTTGGACCGGGCCGAGCCCGGAGCGCGGAAGCTGGTGGAGTCGGGGCCGTCGGGCTACCGGCTGCGCGCCGGCCGCGATGCCGTCGACGCGACGCGGTTCGACACTCTCCTTGCCGCCGCGCGCTCGGCCGGCGCGCCCCAGGAGGCCGCCGCTCTGCTGACCGAGGCCCTCGACCTGTGGCGCGGCCCCGCGTTGGCCGACTATGCCGACACGGCGTTCGCCGCCCCCGCCATCGCGCGGTGGGCGGACCAGCGCGCGTTCGCGCTGGAGGCGCGGGCCGAGGCCCGGCTCGCGCTGGGCGAGCACGCCGCGCTCATCGGTGAGCTCGACGAGCTGGTGCGGCGCTACCCGTTGCGGGAAAGGCTGCGCGCCGCCCACATGCGCGCCCTCTACGGTGCCGGGCGCCAGGCCGAAGCGCTGGAGAGCTTCCAGCAGGCCCGTACCGTGCTGGCCGGCGAGATCGGTGTCGACCCGGGCCCGGAGCTGGTCCGGCTGCACCAGGCGATGCTGGAGCAGTCGCCCGAGCTGGCGGCGCCGGCGGCGGCATCGGAAACGGTCGAGCGGGAGCCGGCGGCACCGCCCGGCAACCTCCCCGCCGCGTTGACCGACCTCGTGGGCCGCGACACCGCCGGCGGCGACGTACGGGCCCTGCTCAGCGAGGACCGCCTGGTCACGCTCACCGGGCCGGGCGGTGTCGGCAAGACCTCCCTGGCGGTGGCGGCCGCGGGGCCCGGCGACCCGCAGGGGTTCCCCGACGGCACCTGGATGGTCGAGCTGGCCGGCCTGGACCACGCGCTGGAGGGCGTCGACGACGCCGCGGAGAGCGTCGCGTTCAGCCTTGGTGTGCGGGACGACACCGCCGACGAGCGCACCCAGTCCCGCCGCACCTCCACCGACCGGCTGGCACGCGGCCTGCGGGACTGGCGAGCGCTGCTCGTGGTGGACAACTGCGAGCACGTGGCGGGCCCGATCGGGGAGCTGCTCACCACGCTCCTCCGCGCCGCTCCGGGCCTGCGCGTGCTGGCGACCAGCCGCGAGCCGCTGGGGGTGCCCGGGGAGCGGCTGTACCCGGTCGCGCCGCTCGACCCGCCCACGCGCGATGCCCTCGCCGAGGTGCGGCGGTCTGCCGCGGTCCAGTTGTTCACCCGGCGCGCGGCGGCCTCGGTTCCCGACTTCGCCGTTGACGCGTCGAACGCCGCCGCCGTGGCCGAGATCTGCCGCCGACTGGACGGTCTGCCGCTGGCGTTGGAGCTGGCCGCGGCACGGCTGCGCGCGCTCAGCGTGCACGAGCTGGCCGAGCGGCTGGACGACCGCTTCCGGCTGCTCACCGCGGGTGGCACCGGGATGCCCGCGCGGCAGCGGACCCTGCGCGCCGTGATCGACTGGAGCTGGGAACTGCTGCCGGCCGCCGAACAGGCGGTGCTGCGGCGGCTCTCAGCGCACGCCAACGGGTTCACGCTCGCCGCGGCGGAGGCGGTGTGCGCCGGCGAGGGAACAGAGCCGGCCGAGGTGCTGGACATCCTGGCCCGACTGGTGGACCGCTCCCTGGTCGTGGCCGACACCGCGCCGCGCGGTACCCGCTACCGGATGCTGGAGAGCGTCACGGCTTTCGCCCGGGAACGCCGCACGGAGGCGGGCGAGACAGCGGCCGTGCGGGAGCGCCACGCGCACTACTACGCGGACCTGGCCGAGGAGTCCGACCGCCGGCTCCGCGGCCCGAAGCAGGCCGAGGCGCTGGAGCGGCTCGACACCGAAGGCGCCAACCTGCGGGCCGCCCTGGACTGGGCCGCCGAACAGGGCGACGCCGACGTGGCGCTGCGTCTGACCGGGGCGCTGAGCTGGTACTGGTACCTGCGCGGCCGCAACTCCCAGGGGCACGGCCACCTGGCCGCGGCGCTGGCGCTGCCGGGACCGTACCGGGTGGCGCCGCGGGCCCGAGCGCAGGTGTGGCATGCCGTGCTGGGCCTCATCGTCGACCCCGCCGACCACTCCCTGATGGACTCGGCCAGTGAGGCCCTGGCGCTGTACGGGCGGTTGGACGAGCCCGCCGGCCTGGCCGAGGCGCAGGTCGCGCTCGCGCTGCTGGCGTCCACCGCCAAGGGCACGGGCCACGGCCGGCTGCCCACCGCCGAGTCGATGGCCGAGTCCGCGCGGGACGCCTTCCAGCGTCTCGGCGATGACTGGGGCCTGGCCTCGGCGCTGCTCGCCCGCGGCTGGGCCGGGATGCGTCGCGGCGACCTCGCCGTGGCCAACGCGGACGGGCACCGCAGCCACGCCCTGTTCCGCGAGGTGGGCGACCGGTGGGGGCAGGTGCGCAGCTCCGCCCTGCTCGGCGTGCTCGCCGAGATCTTCGGGCGGTACGAGGATGCCAGGCTGCTGCACGGCAACGGCCTGGCGTGCGCCGACGATATCGGCCTCGCTCCCACGGCGGCCGAGCAGCTCGTGCGGCTGGGGCGGCTGGCCCTGCTGAGCCGGGACTTCGCCGCGGCCGACCGGTACCACGAGGAGGTGCTGCGCCGTGCAGGGGAGTCGTCGTCCTCCGTGCTGACCTATGCGCGCGGCGGCCTGGGGATGTCCGCGCGCCGGCAGGGGAACCTGGACCGCGCGGAGGAGTACCTCGGGGAGAACCTGGCGGCGCACACCGCGGAGGACTACCAGGCCGGGCGTGCGTCCACGCTCGCCGAACTGGGGTTCGCCGCCGAGATGCGCGGCGACGCCGCGGCCGCACGCGCCCTGCACCTGGACGGCTTGGCCGCCTCCCGGGCGACGGGCGATCCGCGCGCGGTCGCCCAGGCACTGGAGGGGATCGCGGGCGCGGACGTGCTCGACGGCGCCCCGGACCGGGCGGCGCGCCTGCTGGGCGCGGCCTCGGCGGCACGGTCCGCGGCGGGCGCCCCGCAGCCCGCCGCGGAACGGTTCGACGTCGACCGGGTCGCCGCCGGGGCGGTGCAGGCGCTCGGCGGCGACCGCTTCGCGGCCGAGTTCCACAAGGGAGAGCGGACCAAGCTGCGGGACGCGGCCAAGGAGGCGGGAGGAACACCGGACCAGCGGGACGCGCCGGGCCCCGATCCGCTCCCCGCGTCCCCCGGAGGTGCGGCCCTCTAA
- a CDS encoding AAA family ATPase, whose protein sequence is MRLHTLTIQAFGPFAGTETVDFDRLGDGGLFLIHGPTGAGKTSILDAVCFALYGRVPGVREAARSPRSNHAPPGRRPEVGLEVTIGGRRLHITRSPAWDRPKKRGSGHTEEKAKVAVTELVEGEWRGLTSRPDEAGQLVADILGLSLPQFCQIVLLPQGEFARFLRAGAQERRESLERIFNTGVFTQVEEWLAEHARALGRAASEAENAAIRVADLIAEVGSSPLPAHDGPGGLDALLPWAAEAASVTSATAHDAAQVSAALAAERDRARSALEDARALAERQQRHADASRRHTELTGAAAERRALDTELADADRAARVVPLLRTEEYRRTRLDKADQDAAERLSLVEGLLPDGAEAAAGRLRAAERERRDEIARLEHLRGDADRLAELTKGIAELDTSAQAASAERERVRLRTTELPEQRAALATELEEAQARTGSREAVAEALETARQRAEAAATHAQLRVELSQAEQRRVEAVDAAQTAMDTLLDTRKRRIDGMAAELAADLAEGSPCPVCGSAEHPDPAAGEGERPSHEDEEQARVAADAARDRRAEAENLVTSLTERCAAAKATAGEMTGEEARELVAERQDALDRVDAATAEVSGLSERLAEVDAELEVARSRDGELSRELAEVAERRAASEREVARLTETLDTARGTDPDLAARITRLGGEAELLGAAAEAVEQRGIAAEEARDAERQARQAESEGGFADAAAVWAADRDDEQRAAIHERARAHDDEMAAVRATLTDPDLTAAAERPAPDLGGLADAFDAAEQAAEHAVSWHDRLAQRASRLAGLRSELGTALADSRPARERHAVAEGLARLAAGTSADNRQNVRLSAYVLAAKLEQVVAAANDRLATMSGGRYELRHTVDKAAGDRSRSGGGLGLRVLDAWTGQERDPATLSGGETFIGSLALALGLGDVAGAEAGGADMNTLFVDEGFGSLDEDTLEEVLDVLDKLRDGGRAVGVVSHVADLRSRITTRLTVRKTAAGSHLEQV, encoded by the coding sequence ATGCGGCTGCACACCCTCACCATCCAGGCGTTCGGGCCGTTCGCCGGCACCGAGACCGTCGACTTCGACCGCCTCGGCGACGGCGGGCTGTTCCTCATCCACGGCCCGACCGGCGCCGGGAAGACCTCGATCCTGGACGCCGTGTGCTTCGCGCTCTACGGCCGGGTGCCCGGTGTGCGCGAGGCGGCCAGGTCACCGCGCAGCAACCACGCGCCGCCCGGCCGCCGCCCCGAGGTCGGCCTGGAGGTCACCATCGGGGGGCGCCGGCTGCACATCACCCGCTCCCCCGCATGGGATCGCCCCAAGAAGCGAGGCTCGGGCCACACCGAAGAGAAGGCCAAGGTGGCCGTGACCGAGCTGGTCGAGGGCGAGTGGCGCGGCCTGACCAGCCGGCCCGACGAGGCCGGCCAGCTCGTGGCGGACATCCTCGGGCTCTCGCTCCCGCAGTTCTGCCAGATCGTGCTGCTCCCCCAGGGCGAGTTCGCGCGCTTCTTGCGTGCCGGGGCCCAGGAACGGCGCGAGTCGCTGGAGCGCATCTTCAACACGGGCGTCTTCACTCAGGTCGAGGAATGGCTCGCCGAGCACGCCCGAGCGCTCGGGCGGGCCGCCAGCGAGGCCGAGAACGCCGCCATCCGGGTGGCCGACCTGATCGCCGAGGTGGGGAGCTCGCCACTCCCGGCACACGACGGGCCCGGCGGCCTCGACGCGCTGCTGCCCTGGGCGGCCGAGGCGGCCTCGGTCACCTCCGCCACCGCGCACGACGCCGCGCAGGTGAGCGCCGCACTGGCCGCGGAACGCGACCGCGCCCGTTCCGCCCTTGAGGACGCCCGCGCCCTGGCCGAGCGCCAGCAGCGGCACGCCGACGCCTCCCGGCGGCACACCGAGCTGACCGGGGCCGCCGCCGAGCGCCGCGCGCTCGACACCGAGCTGGCCGACGCCGACCGGGCCGCCCGCGTCGTCCCGCTGCTGCGCACCGAGGAGTACCGGCGCACCCGGCTCGACAAGGCCGACCAGGACGCGGCCGAACGCCTCAGCCTGGTCGAAGGGCTCCTCCCGGACGGCGCGGAGGCCGCAGCGGGACGCCTGCGCGCGGCCGAACGCGAGCGCCGCGACGAGATCGCGCGGTTGGAGCACCTGCGCGGCGACGCCGACCGGCTCGCCGAGCTGACCAAGGGCATCGCCGAGCTTGACACCAGCGCACAGGCCGCCAGCGCGGAGCGCGAGCGGGTACGGCTGCGCACCACCGAGCTGCCCGAACAGCGTGCCGCGCTCGCCACCGAGTTGGAGGAGGCCCAGGCCCGAACCGGCTCGCGCGAGGCTGTCGCCGAGGCGTTGGAGACCGCCCGGCAGCGCGCCGAGGCCGCGGCCACGCACGCGCAGCTGCGCGTCGAGCTGTCCCAGGCCGAGCAGCGCCGCGTCGAGGCGGTCGACGCCGCGCAGACCGCCATGGATACGCTGCTCGACACCCGCAAACGCCGCATCGACGGCATGGCCGCGGAGCTCGCCGCCGACCTGGCCGAGGGCAGCCCCTGCCCGGTGTGCGGATCGGCGGAGCACCCGGACCCCGCCGCGGGCGAGGGCGAGCGTCCCTCCCATGAGGACGAGGAGCAGGCCCGGGTCGCCGCGGATGCCGCCCGCGACCGGCGCGCCGAGGCGGAGAACCTGGTCACGTCGCTGACGGAACGCTGCGCCGCGGCGAAGGCCACGGCTGGTGAAATGACCGGGGAAGAGGCGCGCGAACTGGTCGCGGAGCGGCAGGACGCGCTGGACCGGGTGGACGCCGCGACCGCGGAGGTGTCCGGGCTCTCGGAGCGGCTCGCCGAAGTGGACGCCGAGCTGGAGGTGGCCCGCTCCCGCGACGGCGAGCTGTCCCGGGAGCTGGCCGAGGTGGCCGAGCGGCGGGCCGCCAGCGAGCGCGAGGTGGCGCGCCTCACCGAGACGCTCGACACCGCCCGCGGGACCGACCCCGACCTCGCCGCGCGGATCACCCGGCTCGGCGGGGAGGCCGAGCTGCTGGGCGCGGCGGCAGAGGCGGTGGAGCAGCGCGGCATCGCCGCCGAGGAGGCGCGCGACGCGGAGCGGCAGGCCCGCCAGGCCGAGTCGGAGGGCGGGTTCGCCGACGCCGCGGCCGTGTGGGCCGCCGACCGCGACGACGAGCAGCGCGCCGCCATCCACGAGCGGGCGCGGGCCCACGACGACGAGATGGCGGCGGTGCGCGCCACCCTCACCGACCCGGACCTCACGGCCGCCGCGGAGCGGCCCGCGCCGGACCTCGGCGGGCTGGCTGACGCGTTCGACGCGGCCGAGCAGGCCGCTGAGCACGCTGTGAGCTGGCACGACCGCCTCGCCCAACGGGCGTCCCGGCTGGCCGGCCTGCGCTCCGAGCTCGGCACGGCACTCGCGGACTCCCGGCCCGCGCGCGAACGGCACGCCGTGGCCGAGGGCCTGGCCCGGCTCGCCGCCGGCACCTCAGCGGACAACCGGCAGAACGTGCGGCTGTCGGCCTACGTGCTCGCCGCCAAGCTGGAACAGGTGGTGGCGGCGGCCAATGACCGGCTCGCGACGATGTCGGGGGGCCGCTACGAGCTGCGGCACACCGTCGACAAGGCGGCCGGCGACCGCTCCCGCTCCGGCGGCGGGCTGGGCCTGCGCGTGCTGGACGCCTGGACCGGCCAGGAGCGCGACCCCGCCACCCTCTCGGGCGGCGAGACCTTCATCGGCTCCCTGGCCCTCGCCCTCGGCCTGGGCGATGTCGCCGGCGCCGAGGCGGGCGGCGCGGACATGAACACCCTCTTCGTCGACGAGGGGTTCGGGAGCCTGGACGAGGACACCCTGGAAGAGGTCCTGGACGTCCTGGACAAGCTGCGCGACGGCGGCCGGGCGGTCGGAGTGGTCAGCCACGTCGCCGACCTCCGCTCGCGCATCACGACCCGCCTCACGGTCCGCAAAACCGCCGCCGGCTCCCACCTGGAGCAGGTCTGA
- a CDS encoding DUF397 domain-containing protein: MSSTPTWHTSSYSNDSGGHCVEVAEGSTTLVRDTGNRECGHLAVEAGAWAAFLRAVKAGELDG; this comes from the coding sequence ATGAGTAGCACGCCGACGTGGCACACGAGCAGCTACAGCAACGACTCGGGAGGCCACTGCGTCGAGGTCGCCGAGGGGTCGACCACGCTGGTGCGGGACACCGGGAATCGCGAGTGTGGTCATCTCGCGGTGGAGGCGGGCGCCTGGGCCGCGTTCCTGCGCGCGGTAAAGGCGGGAGAACTCGATGGCTAG